The proteins below are encoded in one region of Micromonospora pisi:
- a CDS encoding ISL3 family transposase yields MLPHLSGLSIEVVEQRDGMVVLSGRIRATTARCGRCRQPSSRIHGRYQRRLRDVAVAGMALVLQVQVRRFRCDNTGCPAKTFVEQVEGVTTPHARLTAGPKVTLTQIGLALAGRAGSRLAVVIGSAAGRDTLLRLVKALPDPPQAPITVLGVDDFAFRRGRHYGTVLIDMASHRPVDMFDGRDGDSLAAWLRQHPEIEVICRDRAGGYGEGARLGAPNAVQVADRFHLWQNLGQAVEKTVNAYRSRLASPAPPPADDTMPAQLRQLPELKIVTRLREHHAAVHELASQGWNKSAIARKLGLHHATVRKYLNAATAAELTVVSEQRAPGRRLRRLPAPALERRRTQRHPTVPRNQTPGLSRRRARCPALPAPLSPRPRPRPGPGSETTISAPGDLMDHDPSRPPRSPRRDQAARCPQPRP; encoded by the coding sequence TTGCTGCCGCATCTGTCCGGTCTGTCGATCGAGGTGGTTGAGCAGCGTGACGGCATGGTGGTGTTGTCGGGCCGGATCCGGGCGACGACCGCGCGGTGCGGTCGGTGTCGGCAACCGTCAAGCCGGATTCATGGGCGCTATCAGCGGCGGTTGCGTGACGTCGCTGTAGCTGGGATGGCCTTGGTGCTGCAGGTGCAGGTTCGGCGATTCCGCTGCGACAACACCGGTTGCCCGGCGAAGACCTTCGTCGAACAGGTCGAAGGGGTGACCACGCCGCATGCGCGGTTAACGGCGGGCCCGAAAGTCACGCTGACGCAGATCGGTCTCGCGTTAGCCGGCCGGGCCGGTTCCCGCCTCGCTGTGGTCATCGGATCTGCCGCAGGCCGTGACACGCTGTTGCGACTGGTCAAGGCTTTGCCCGATCCACCGCAGGCCCCGATCACGGTGCTCGGCGTCGATGACTTCGCGTTCCGGCGAGGGCGCCACTACGGCACCGTTCTCATCGACATGGCCAGCCACCGGCCCGTGGACATGTTCGACGGCCGTGACGGTGACAGCCTCGCCGCTTGGCTGCGGCAACACCCCGAGATCGAGGTGATCTGCCGGGACCGCGCCGGTGGATATGGTGAAGGCGCCCGCCTGGGTGCGCCGAACGCAGTACAGGTCGCGGACCGGTTCCACCTCTGGCAGAACTTGGGCCAGGCGGTCGAGAAGACCGTCAACGCGTATCGGTCCCGGCTCGCCTCGCCGGCCCCACCGCCCGCCGACGACACCATGCCCGCCCAACTGCGGCAACTACCCGAGCTCAAGATCGTTACCCGGCTTCGTGAGCACCACGCCGCCGTCCACGAACTGGCCTCTCAAGGGTGGAACAAATCAGCGATCGCCCGCAAACTCGGCCTTCACCACGCCACCGTCCGCAAATACCTCAACGCCGCCACCGCCGCCGAGTTGACCGTCGTGTCCGAGCAACGCGCACCTGGTCGACGACTACGTCGCCTACCTGCACCAGCGTTGGAACGAAGGCGAACGCAACGCCACCCAACTGTTCCGCGAAATCAAACACCAGGGCTATCCCGGCGGCGAGCTCGTTGTCCAGCGCTACCTGCGCCGCTTTCGCCGCGGCCGAGGCCACGCCCCGGACCCGGGTCCGAAACCACCATCAGTGCGCCAGGTGACCTCATGGATCATGACCCATCCCGACCACCTCGATCCCCGCGGCGCGATCAAGCTGCGCGATGTCCGCAGCCGCGACCGTGA
- a CDS encoding ISL3 family transposase — MEIISALLPHLVGLRLEAVVVRGVGVRIDAATQTVQMPCGACGTWSSTMHGRYVRRLADVRLGGHEVLLALTVRRFACVNSGCRRRTFVEQVPGLTRRHARHTVLAAGDLEAVAVALGGRPGSRLAHRLTVSVSRMTLIRMIRRMPDPPPVTPTVLGVDDFARRRGHRYGTVLIDMHSRRPIDVLPDRTADTLAAWLREHPGVQIICRDRGGGYADGARKGAPDAIQVADRWHLLKNLSDTIEKVIRGHRRCLRTHTDPIPVLATPPTVEPVTTGRRAANTRQRHAAVHALGAEGLSISATTRRLDMNVRTAHKYARAATAETLIGPNASSRPSVLAPFHPYLRQRLTDGVHETADLHAEIVACGYHGSLRVLHDWLTTNRTRPTAITVPVPSAQRITAWIMRPGHKLTEDDHTDLADACSRCPDLDTIADLARGFAALVRHQGTGQHLNAWINRARHAGYPELRGFAAGLVSDRDAVVAGLTQPWSSGPVEGQVNRIKTIKRQMYGRANLDLLRKRVLATP, encoded by the coding sequence GTGGAGATCATCTCGGCGTTGCTTCCGCATCTGGTGGGGTTGCGGCTGGAAGCGGTGGTGGTGCGGGGCGTCGGGGTCAGGATCGACGCGGCGACACAGACGGTGCAAATGCCGTGCGGCGCTTGCGGCACCTGGTCGTCCACCATGCATGGTCGATATGTTCGGCGGTTGGCCGATGTCAGGTTGGGAGGCCATGAGGTGCTGCTCGCGCTGACGGTCCGCCGATTCGCCTGCGTCAACAGCGGGTGCCGGCGGCGGACGTTTGTCGAGCAGGTGCCTGGGCTGACCCGTCGACATGCCCGTCACACGGTCCTGGCGGCGGGTGACCTGGAAGCAGTCGCGGTGGCGCTGGGCGGCCGACCGGGCAGCCGGTTGGCGCATCGGTTGACGGTGTCGGTGTCCCGGATGACGTTGATCCGGATGATCCGGCGGATGCCCGACCCGCCACCGGTGACGCCGACGGTGCTGGGCGTGGACGACTTCGCCCGACGCCGTGGGCACCGATACGGCACCGTGCTGATCGACATGCACTCTCGCCGGCCGATCGACGTCCTACCCGACCGCACCGCAGACACCCTCGCCGCCTGGCTGCGCGAGCACCCCGGAGTCCAGATCATCTGCCGCGACCGCGGCGGCGGCTACGCCGACGGCGCCCGCAAGGGAGCACCTGACGCGATTCAGGTCGCCGACCGGTGGCACCTGCTCAAGAACCTCAGCGACACCATCGAGAAGGTCATCCGTGGGCACCGCCGCTGCCTACGCACGCACACCGATCCGATACCCGTCCTGGCCACGCCGCCCACGGTCGAGCCGGTCACGACGGGACGCCGCGCGGCCAACACTCGCCAACGCCACGCCGCCGTGCATGCCCTGGGGGCCGAAGGGCTATCGATCAGCGCGACCACCCGCCGCCTCGACATGAACGTCAGAACCGCCCACAAGTACGCCCGCGCCGCCACCGCCGAGACGTTGATCGGCCCGAACGCCAGCAGCCGACCCAGCGTCCTCGCCCCATTCCACCCCTACCTGCGGCAACGCCTCACCGACGGCGTCCACGAAACAGCTGACCTGCATGCCGAGATCGTGGCCTGCGGCTATCACGGCAGCCTGCGCGTGCTGCACGACTGGCTCACCACGAACCGCACCCGACCCACCGCCATAACTGTCCCGGTGCCATCGGCCCAGCGGATCACCGCCTGGATCATGCGCCCCGGACACAAACTCACCGAGGACGACCACACCGACCTCGCCGACGCCTGCAGTCGTTGCCCGGACCTCGACACCATCGCCGACCTCGCCCGCGGGTTCGCCGCACTGGTCCGCCACCAAGGCACCGGACAACACCTCAACGCCTGGATCAACCGCGCCCGGCACGCCGGATATCCAGAGTTACGCGGCTTCGCCGCCGGTCTGGTCAGCGACCGCGACGCCGTCGTCGCCGGCCTCACCCAACCCTGGAGCTCGGGCCCGGTCGAAGGCCAGGTCAACCGCATCAAAACGATCAAGCGACAGATGTACGGCCGCGCGAACCTCGACCTCCTCCGCAAACGCGTCCTAGCCACCCCATGA
- a CDS encoding EfeM/EfeO family lipoprotein translates to MIPAVIVASVLLTLLAFFASRAAGVGQTRAAGAGRAPSTAGAIAVVNGFDACGEGWTGPATGGAFDFAVSNSTIAGEAIYLEGADDHKVYAEAEGLGPSTVYHLKVTLADGRYRFVCIPTGNDPIAGPVVTVHDAPAGLVLTPGIQVVTRADLLPAARAYNAWVRARVTGLATDARRLNTAITGGDRGASQAAWLTAQQDYSRLGAAYGAFGDLADAIDGDPAPGTTALDDPDLHGLRRIEGLLWSGRPVTDAAPAARQLTTDVGSLDATLATTPVNAIDLGLRSHEILEDAIQFTLTGADDGGSHTGLAVIAADIDATRAVLDPIRPLVAPRYPELRDTEAWLTRSAALVASYATGSTWRPLDSLDRAQREALDADLERTVELLAPVASITDPRVADR, encoded by the coding sequence GTGATCCCGGCCGTGATCGTGGCGAGCGTGCTCCTCACGCTGCTCGCATTCTTCGCGTCCCGGGCGGCTGGCGTAGGACAGACACGGGCGGCTGGCGCCGGACGAGCGCCGTCAACGGCGGGAGCGATCGCGGTCGTCAACGGGTTCGACGCGTGTGGTGAGGGATGGACGGGCCCGGCCACCGGCGGAGCCTTCGACTTCGCTGTGTCGAACTCCACCATCGCCGGCGAAGCGATCTATCTCGAGGGAGCCGACGACCATAAGGTGTACGCCGAGGCCGAGGGCCTCGGACCGAGTACCGTATACCATCTGAAGGTTACCCTCGCCGACGGACGGTACCGCTTCGTCTGCATACCGACCGGCAACGATCCCATCGCCGGGCCCGTGGTCACGGTGCACGATGCCCCCGCCGGGCTCGTCCTCACCCCCGGCATCCAGGTCGTGACCCGCGCCGACCTGCTCCCCGCTGCCCGCGCGTATAACGCGTGGGTCCGCGCCCGCGTGACGGGGTTGGCGACCGACGCACGCCGGCTCAACACGGCGATCACGGGCGGCGACCGGGGTGCCTCCCAAGCGGCCTGGTTGACCGCCCAGCAGGACTACTCCCGGCTGGGCGCCGCCTACGGCGCCTTCGGCGATCTGGCCGACGCCATTGACGGGGATCCGGCCCCCGGCACCACGGCGCTCGATGACCCCGACCTACACGGGCTACGCAGGATCGAAGGACTGCTGTGGAGCGGCCGACCGGTCACCGACGCCGCGCCTGCCGCCCGGCAGCTCACCACGGACGTCGGGTCCCTCGACGCGACGCTCGCCACGACCCCGGTCAACGCTATCGATCTCGGCCTACGCTCGCACGAGATCCTCGAGGACGCCATCCAGTTCACCCTGACCGGCGCGGACGACGGCGGTTCGCATACTGGTCTGGCCGTGATCGCAGCCGACATCGACGCGACGCGCGCCGTGCTCGACCCGATCCGGCCCCTCGTCGCACCGCGCTATCCCGAACTGAGAGACACCGAAGCGTGGCTGACCCGCAGCGCCGCGCTCGTCGCCTCCTACGCGACCGGGAGCACGTGGCGCCCCCTGGATTCGCTGGACCGTGCCCAGCGCGAGGCGCTCGACGCTGATCTCGAGCGCACCGTCGAACTGCTCGCCCCGGTCGCTTCGATCACCGACCCGAGGGTGGCGGACCGATGA
- a CDS encoding phospholipase C has protein sequence MPLVRPLGAAAAVAALAAAVAIGGVYTAETSVNAAPKADNSAKTATPIKHVVVIYDENNSFDHYFGTYPHAANTDGTTFKAVPGTPIPNNYISHPELLTKNPNAFNPQRLDAAHALTCDQSHSYGSEQKAFDGGLMDRFVEETETSSCSPSTLYGTDGIVMDYYDGNTVTALWNLAQNYSMSDNSFSTGFGPSTPGALNLVSGNTSGALTVNSVTGNPTSTTTSTVTSDPDPYYDDCADNNHTKTSNLIKMTGKNIGDLLNQRRVSWGWFQDGFTPTTTAANSPTGYAVCGAQVPITAENANFPLGAYVPHHAPFAYYQSTSNPHHLLPASLDEVGHDGQANHNYDVSYFYQALAANKLPAVSFVKAAAAQDGHPGSSNPVDEQISLVKEINAIEASPEWADTAIVLAYDDSDGWYDHVVAPITNGSAAAGNSAICTNAAILDIGGEQNRCGPGPRQPLLVISPFAKKNFIDHTLTTQSSILKLIEDNWSTGQIGGVSADASAGTLNNMFDFKAPPGQATRLTLAANGTVASVIKVHGHGQPPAPGCGDSPDPGKPGPGEAAPPQPGC, from the coding sequence ATGCCGCTCGTCCGTCCCCTAGGTGCCGCCGCCGCGGTCGCCGCGCTAGCCGCAGCGGTCGCGATCGGCGGCGTGTATACCGCCGAGACATCGGTGAACGCCGCGCCCAAGGCCGACAACTCCGCCAAAACGGCGACCCCGATCAAGCACGTCGTGGTGATCTACGACGAGAACAACTCGTTCGACCATTACTTCGGCACCTACCCGCACGCGGCCAACACCGACGGCACAACGTTCAAGGCCGTGCCCGGCACGCCAATCCCGAACAACTACATCTCCCACCCGGAGCTGCTCACCAAGAACCCGAACGCCTTCAACCCGCAGCGTCTGGACGCGGCACACGCGCTCACCTGCGACCAGAGCCACTCCTACGGCAGCGAGCAGAAGGCCTTCGATGGCGGTCTGATGGACCGTTTCGTCGAGGAGACCGAGACCAGCAGTTGCAGCCCCTCCACCCTGTACGGCACCGACGGCATCGTCATGGACTACTACGACGGCAACACCGTGACGGCGCTGTGGAACCTCGCCCAGAACTACTCGATGAGCGACAACAGCTTCAGCACCGGCTTCGGCCCGTCGACGCCGGGTGCCCTCAACCTGGTCTCGGGCAACACGTCCGGCGCGCTCACCGTCAACTCCGTTACGGGAAACCCGACCTCGACGACGACCAGCACCGTGACGAGTGACCCTGACCCGTACTACGACGACTGCGCCGACAACAACCACACCAAAACCAGCAACCTCATCAAGATGACCGGCAAAAACATCGGCGACCTGCTCAACCAGCGCCGCGTCAGCTGGGGCTGGTTCCAGGACGGCTTCACGCCGACCACGACCGCGGCCAACAGCCCGACCGGCTACGCCGTCTGCGGCGCCCAGGTGCCGATCACGGCCGAGAACGCGAACTTCCCGCTCGGTGCCTACGTGCCGCACCACGCGCCGTTCGCGTACTACCAGTCGACCTCGAACCCGCACCACCTGCTGCCCGCCTCGCTCGATGAGGTCGGTCACGACGGTCAGGCCAACCACAACTACGACGTGAGCTACTTCTACCAGGCGCTGGCCGCCAACAAGCTCCCCGCGGTCTCCTTCGTGAAGGCGGCGGCCGCCCAGGATGGACACCCTGGCAGCTCCAACCCGGTCGACGAGCAGATCTCCCTGGTCAAGGAGATCAACGCGATCGAGGCGTCGCCCGAGTGGGCCGACACCGCGATCGTGCTCGCCTATGACGACTCCGACGGCTGGTACGACCACGTGGTCGCCCCGATCACCAACGGCAGCGCCGCCGCCGGCAACTCCGCGATCTGCACCAATGCCGCGATTCTCGACATCGGCGGCGAGCAGAACCGATGCGGCCCGGGCCCCCGCCAGCCGCTCCTGGTGATCTCGCCGTTCGCGAAGAAGAACTTCATCGACCACACCCTGACCACCCAGTCGTCGATCCTGAAGCTCATCGAGGACAACTGGAGCACCGGCCAGATCGGCGGCGTCTCGGCGGACGCCTCCGCGGGAACTCTGAACAACATGTTCGACTTCAAGGCTCCCCCGGGGCAGGCGACCCGCCTGACCCTTGCCGCCAACGGCACCGTCGCGTCGGTCATCAAGGTGCACGGGCACGGACAACCCCCGGCACCCGGGTGCGGCGACTCCCCGGACCCCGGCAAGCCCGGCCCCGGTGAGGCCGCGCCCCCACAGCCGGGCTGCTGA
- a CDS encoding transposase, with the protein MTHPDHLDPRGAIKLRDVRSRDRDLNRLVKHVRAFAVMMTGRPGDRLEEWITAIEHDPLTPLAGFARNLRRDLDAVRNGLTLAHSSGAVEGNINRLKMIKRQMFGRASLDLLRKRVLLTH; encoded by the coding sequence ATGACCCATCCCGACCACCTCGATCCCCGCGGCGCGATCAAGCTGCGCGATGTCCGCAGCCGCGACCGTGATCTGAACCGGCTGGTCAAACACGTTCGAGCTTTCGCGGTCATGATGACCGGCCGCCCCGGCGACCGCCTCGAGGAATGGATCACCGCTATCGAACACGACCCCCTCACACCGCTGGCGGGATTCGCCCGCAACCTGCGCCGCGACCTCGACGCGGTCCGCAACGGCCTTACCCTGGCGCACAGCTCCGGAGCGGTCGAAGGCAACATCAACCGCCTCAAGATGATCAAACGCCAAATGTTCGGCCGCGCCAGTCTCGACCTGCTCCGCAAACGCGTCCTACTCACGCACTGA
- the efeB gene encoding iron uptake transporter deferrochelatase/peroxidase subunit codes for MSGNEPTRIVGRRGFLGAGIGAAAVAAGIGTAASGVGRGTANVTPEKSPPAPRRFAFHGAHQQGIITPPQAASAFLALDVTAANRSELQELFQSITARARFLTAGGAPETVGITAPPSDSGVVGPEVGPDGLTVTLSVGASLFDHRYGLGERIPARLRTMPDFPNDALRRDVCDGDLMLQLRADHADTVIHAMRDITRAARGGVQVRWRMDGFISPPRPSGTPRNLMGFKDGTANPDIDDPAQMARLVWAATDGSEPAWTAGGSYHVVRLIRMLVEFWDRVSLREQENMIGRSRDVGAPLTGVRETDAPDYLNDPNGDAIPTGAHIRLANPRTPTTDSSRLLRRGYNYDAGLDANGQLDMGLIFTTFNQDLERQFATVQRRLVDEALTDYISPFGGGYYFALPGAQDEHDWLGRTLMS; via the coding sequence ATGAGCGGGAACGAACCCACCCGGATCGTCGGGCGGCGCGGATTCCTCGGCGCCGGTATCGGCGCGGCCGCGGTCGCCGCCGGTATCGGCACGGCCGCGAGCGGCGTCGGCCGTGGCACGGCGAACGTGACCCCCGAGAAAAGCCCGCCCGCGCCCCGCCGGTTCGCCTTCCACGGCGCCCACCAGCAGGGCATCATCACCCCGCCCCAGGCCGCGTCGGCCTTCCTCGCGCTCGACGTCACGGCGGCGAACCGCTCCGAGCTGCAGGAACTGTTCCAGTCGATCACCGCACGCGCACGGTTTCTCACCGCTGGTGGTGCGCCGGAGACCGTCGGCATCACGGCGCCGCCGTCGGATTCCGGCGTCGTCGGACCCGAGGTCGGGCCCGACGGGCTCACCGTCACGCTGTCAGTGGGCGCGAGCCTCTTCGACCACCGCTACGGGCTGGGCGAGCGGATCCCCGCAAGGCTGCGCACGATGCCGGACTTCCCCAACGACGCGCTGCGTCGCGATGTCTGCGACGGGGACCTCATGCTGCAGCTGCGCGCCGACCACGCCGACACGGTGATCCACGCGATGCGCGACATCACCCGGGCCGCGCGCGGTGGGGTGCAGGTCCGATGGCGAATGGACGGGTTCATCTCCCCGCCTCGCCCGAGCGGCACGCCGCGCAACCTCATGGGATTCAAGGACGGCACCGCGAACCCGGACATCGACGACCCGGCGCAGATGGCCCGACTGGTCTGGGCCGCGACCGATGGGAGCGAGCCTGCCTGGACCGCGGGCGGCAGCTACCACGTCGTCCGGCTCATCCGCATGCTCGTCGAGTTCTGGGATCGTGTCTCACTGCGCGAGCAGGAGAACATGATCGGGCGCTCGCGCGACGTCGGCGCACCCCTGACCGGCGTCCGGGAGACGGACGCGCCGGATTATCTGAACGATCCGAACGGCGACGCGATCCCCACCGGCGCGCACATCCGGCTCGCGAACCCGCGCACGCCCACGACCGACTCCTCGCGGCTGCTCCGCCGTGGCTACAACTACGACGCGGGCCTGGACGCCAACGGCCAGCTCGACATGGGCCTTATCTTCACGACCTTCAACCAGGATCTCGAGCGGCAGTTCGCCACCGTGCAACGGCGGCTGGTCGACGAGGCCCTGACCGACTACATCTCCCCGTTCGGCGGCGGCTACTACTTCGCGCTGCCCGGCGCCCAGGACGAGCACGACTGGCTCGGCCGCACCCTCATGAGCTGA
- a CDS encoding IS110 family transposase: protein MARVIIGMDPHKRSATIEVVNDREKVLAQGRFGTDTDGYQAMLALGRQYKERLWAVEGCNGIGRHIAQRLVADGETVVDVPAKLSARARMFATGQGRKTDPVDAHSVAVVALRTEGLRQVTVDDAGVALRLLVDRRDNLGRSRTDTINRLHQLLLELLPGGAKKFLSAPQARALLNTVRPRDIVGRTRRQLASELITELASIDKKIKAANTQLTELVEATGSNLLGLNGIGPSGAARLIGDVGDIHRFASRGHFASWNGTAPIDASSGDQQRHRLSRAGNRRINRVLHIMAIVQLRNDTEGRDYYRRKLAAGKTSMEAMRALKRRLSDLVYKQMIKDAGAGETGPGGQVGATLQSSAASSIPTAGTSEQSLPGPANTQPRTPFLAAS, encoded by the coding sequence ATGGCACGCGTGATCATCGGCATGGACCCCCACAAACGGTCCGCGACCATCGAGGTCGTCAACGACCGCGAAAAAGTCCTGGCCCAGGGCCGGTTCGGCACCGACACTGACGGCTACCAGGCGATGCTCGCCCTCGGCCGACAGTACAAGGAACGTCTCTGGGCGGTCGAGGGCTGCAACGGCATCGGCCGGCACATCGCTCAACGCCTCGTTGCCGACGGCGAGACCGTTGTCGATGTCCCCGCGAAACTCTCTGCCCGGGCCCGGATGTTCGCCACCGGTCAAGGCCGTAAGACCGACCCCGTCGACGCGCACTCCGTGGCTGTGGTCGCGCTGCGCACCGAGGGGTTGCGGCAGGTCACCGTCGACGACGCCGGTGTCGCGCTGCGGCTGCTGGTCGACCGACGCGACAACCTCGGCCGGTCACGCACGGACACCATCAACCGGCTGCACCAACTGCTCCTGGAACTCCTGCCGGGCGGGGCGAAGAAGTTCCTATCCGCGCCGCAGGCCCGTGCCCTGCTCAACACCGTGCGGCCCCGCGACATCGTCGGGCGCACCCGCCGTCAGCTCGCCTCCGAACTCATCACCGAACTCGCGAGCATCGACAAGAAGATCAAAGCCGCGAACACGCAGCTGACCGAACTCGTCGAGGCGACCGGCAGCAACCTTCTGGGGCTCAACGGTATCGGCCCGTCGGGCGCCGCCCGACTGATCGGCGACGTCGGTGACATCCACCGGTTCGCCAGCCGCGGGCACTTCGCCTCCTGGAACGGCACCGCCCCCATCGACGCGTCCTCCGGCGACCAGCAACGCCACCGCCTGTCTCGGGCAGGGAACCGCCGCATCAACCGGGTTCTGCACATCATGGCCATCGTCCAGCTCCGCAACGACACCGAAGGCCGGGACTACTACCGGCGCAAACTCGCTGCCGGGAAGACGTCGATGGAAGCGATGAGGGCCCTGAAACGGCGACTTTCCGACCTGGTCTACAAGCAGATGATCAAGGATGCTGGAGCAGGAGAGACGGGTCCGGGAGGACAAGTGGGAGCGACACTTCAATCCAGCGCGGCCAGCTCAATCCCGACAGCCGGCACTTCGGAACAGTCACTTCCCGGACCCGCCAACACCCAGCCTAGAACACCGTTCCTCGCCGCCTCTTGA
- a CDS encoding reverse transcriptase/maturase family protein codes for MLLRLTYLGVTNAPTMLRLLRTSDRNKDAEILALRHQITILQRQPGEQRPLFQPSDRAFLAALLHRLPRHVLRGLQMLVRPDTVLRWHRDLLARHHATRSRPKRPGRPRTVHTIRILVLRLPRENPNTGTPQGGILSPLLANIALSALDEHVMAPWKPDGTMGTLYRRHARRGKGLPTWRIVRYADDFVVLVHGSRDDVENLREDIAEVLAPLGLRLSQAKTRVVHIRARSPVV; via the coding sequence GTGCTGCTTCGACTCACGTACCTGGGCGTGACGAACGCGCCCACGATGCTGCGCCTCCTGCGGACGAGCGACCGGAACAAGGATGCTGAGATCCTGGCGTTACGTCACCAGATCACGATCCTGCAGCGGCAACCGGGCGAACAGCGACCGCTGTTTCAGCCGAGCGATCGGGCGTTCCTGGCCGCTCTGCTGCACCGGTTGCCGCGGCACGTGCTGCGCGGATTGCAGATGCTGGTACGCCCGGACACCGTACTGCGTTGGCACCGCGACCTGCTCGCACGCCATCACGCGACACGATCTCGACCAAAACGCCCGGGCCGGCCACGGACCGTGCACACGATACGCATCCTGGTGCTACGCCTGCCCCGGGAAAACCCCAACACCGGCACCCCGCAGGGAGGGATCCTGTCACCGCTACTGGCCAACATCGCGCTGAGCGCGCTCGACGAGCACGTGATGGCGCCGTGGAAGCCGGACGGGACGATGGGCACTCTCTACCGCCGTCACGCTCGTCGCGGCAAGGGCCTGCCGACCTGGCGGATCGTCCGCTACGCGGACGACTTCGTCGTACTCGTGCACGGCAGCCGAGACGACGTGGAGAATCTGCGCGAAGACATCGCTGAAGTACTCGCCCCGCTGGGTCTGCGGCTGTCGCAGGCCAAGACCCGGGTGGTGCACATAAGGGCTCGGTCGCCGGTTGTGTGA
- a CDS encoding IS110 family transposase translates to MTKSHDISPGGGRGFEIFCGVDVARETHYAVALDRDGRRLVERALPNDEPALRALFAELAEHGRLLMVVDQPASIGALAIAVARSMNIEVGYLPGLAMRRIADLYPGEGKTDARDAFVIADAARTLPHTLRRVGPDEETVTALGVLAGYDADLAAEATRLTNRLHDALLHVHPALERLLGKHFRRRGVLELLTAAGTPQQLCALDEDALRQALAPRSRRLALTLPAQIHTALEQQSVVIPATVQYGRVISGVAAQLLAVLDERVSVAHDLDTLLKEHPLVEVLISMPGVGARTAVALLLTLGDGSTFRTSGHLAAYAGLAPVTRQSGRTIRSERQPQRGNRALKQALYLSAFASLKHPDSRAYYDRKRAEGKNHTSALLCLARRRTDVLYAMVRDRTPYQPTVPSNDDGTTTTA, encoded by the coding sequence TTGACCAAGTCCCATGACATCAGCCCCGGCGGGGGCCGCGGATTCGAGATCTTCTGCGGCGTTGACGTAGCCCGGGAAACCCACTACGCGGTGGCTCTCGACCGTGACGGGCGGCGGCTGGTCGAGCGTGCGCTGCCTAACGACGAGCCCGCCCTGCGGGCGCTGTTCGCCGAGCTGGCGGAGCACGGCCGGCTGCTCATGGTCGTCGACCAGCCCGCGTCGATCGGGGCGTTGGCGATCGCGGTCGCCCGCAGCATGAACATCGAGGTCGGCTACCTTCCTGGGTTGGCGATGCGACGCATCGCAGACCTGTATCCCGGTGAGGGCAAGACTGACGCGCGAGACGCATTCGTCATCGCCGACGCCGCCCGGACTTTGCCGCACACCCTGCGGCGGGTCGGCCCGGACGAAGAGACCGTGACCGCCTTGGGTGTGCTTGCCGGCTACGACGCCGACCTCGCCGCCGAGGCGACCCGGCTGACCAACCGGCTGCACGACGCCTTGCTACACGTTCATCCAGCCCTGGAACGGTTACTCGGCAAGCACTTCCGTCGCCGCGGTGTGCTGGAACTACTCACCGCGGCAGGGACTCCGCAGCAGCTTTGCGCACTCGACGAGGACGCGTTGCGTCAAGCGCTGGCACCACGGTCACGGCGTCTCGCGCTGACCCTGCCGGCGCAGATCCACACCGCGTTGGAACAGCAGAGCGTCGTCATCCCCGCCACCGTGCAGTACGGGCGGGTGATCAGCGGTGTCGCCGCCCAACTGCTGGCGGTCCTGGACGAGCGGGTGTCTGTCGCCCACGACCTGGACACCCTTCTGAAGGAGCACCCCCTCGTCGAGGTGCTCATCTCGATGCCCGGCGTCGGAGCCAGAACCGCGGTCGCGCTGCTGCTAACCCTCGGCGACGGCAGCACGTTCCGTACTTCCGGACACCTCGCTGCTTATGCCGGACTGGCGCCCGTCACCCGCCAGTCCGGACGCACCATCCGTAGCGAACGCCAGCCCCAGCGCGGGAACCGGGCACTCAAACAAGCCCTGTACCTGTCCGCGTTCGCCAGCCTGAAGCACCCTGACAGCCGCGCCTACTACGACCGGAAACGCGCCGAGGGCAAGAACCACACCTCAGCGCTTCTCTGCCTCGCCCGACGCCGCACCGACGTCCTCTACGCCATGGTCCGCGACCGCACCCCCTACCAACCCACCGTCCCGTCGAACGACGACGGCACCACAACAACGGCTTGA